In a single window of the Sphingobacteriaceae bacterium genome:
- the rpsO gene encoding 30S ribosomal protein S15 produces MALQPEVKRAIIEEFRTHEQDTGSPEVQVAILSRKIRDLTEHLRVHKKDHHSRRGLLKMVGKRRRLLNYLRDTEPARYQSLIQRLGLRR; encoded by the coding sequence GTGGCTTTGCAGCCTGAAGTGAAAAGGGCGATCATTGAAGAGTTCCGGACCCACGAGCAGGACACGGGCTCGCCCGAAGTACAGGTGGCCATCCTGAGCCGGAAGATCCGGGACTTGACGGAGCACCTGCGGGTCCACAAGAAGGACCACCACTCCCGCCGGGGCCTGCTCAAGATGGTGGGCAAGCGCCGGCGCCTGCTCAACTACCTGCGGGACACGGAACCGGCTCGGTATCAAAGCTTGATTCAACGGCTGGGGCTGCGCCGTTAA
- a CDS encoding polyribonucleotide nucleotidyltransferase: protein MDHYTSTIDLAGRPLTVDIGRVARQAGGSVLIRYGDTVCLVTATASREARPDLDFFPLRVDFEERLYAAGRIPGSFFRREGRPTERAILAGRLIDRPIRPLFPEGMRNDVQVICTVLSYDDDHLPEIAGIIGASLALQISPIPFNGPMAGVSVGLVDGQLIINPTHDQRDASDLHMVVAGTPDAVVMIEAEANQVPESVILDAIEAAHVHIKELCRWQVEIAAAIGQEKMEITRFIVPDEIKEAVEQAARDEMLAAMRQADKTAREEAISQVKEKFQEELLEQFPEEEKAIKAALNELERTLLRDSIVREGIRPDGRGPRDIRPIWCQVGMLPRVHGAGLFTRGQTQVLTVASLGAVGDRQMLDSLGHIEEFKRYMHHYNFPPYSVGEVRPIFGPGRREVGHGALAERALLPVLPDEETFPYTIRLVSEVLESNGSSSMASVCGSTLALMDAGVPLAAPVAGIAMGLIKEGDQVVVLTDILGVEDFLGDMDFKVAGTSQGITAIQMDTKVAGLSRAIMEEALAQAREGRLFILEKMAEVIAEPRPELSPYAPRIIVMQIDPDRIRDVIGPGGKMINKIIKECKVEIDIEDDGRVFIASYDAEGGARAKQWIEQLTREVEVGEIFLGQVTRMLNFGAFVELFPGKEGLVHISQLANERVPRVEDFVQVGDTIAVKVVEIDDMGRVNLSRRDVVNADPGIREQENITGPMAALLDVEPGAVRSRAPADNGRGDGRGPGRGRGPGGRGPGGRGPGGRGGRPGGPPRNR from the coding sequence TTGGACCATTACACAAGCACAATAGACCTGGCCGGCCGTCCCCTGACGGTGGACATCGGCCGGGTGGCGCGGCAAGCCGGAGGTTCGGTTCTCATCAGGTACGGCGACACCGTCTGTCTCGTCACCGCCACCGCATCCCGGGAAGCCCGTCCCGACCTGGATTTCTTCCCCCTGCGGGTGGATTTTGAGGAGCGGCTGTATGCCGCCGGCCGCATTCCCGGCTCCTTCTTCCGCCGGGAAGGCAGACCTACCGAAAGAGCCATCCTGGCGGGCCGTCTCATCGACCGGCCCATCCGGCCCTTGTTCCCCGAGGGCATGCGCAACGATGTCCAGGTAATTTGCACGGTCCTCTCCTACGACGACGACCATCTACCCGAAATCGCCGGCATCATCGGCGCCTCTTTGGCCCTGCAGATCAGCCCCATCCCCTTCAACGGCCCCATGGCCGGGGTGTCGGTGGGCCTGGTGGATGGGCAGCTGATCATCAACCCGACCCATGACCAGCGGGATGCCAGCGATCTCCATATGGTGGTGGCCGGCACCCCCGATGCCGTGGTGATGATCGAGGCCGAGGCCAACCAGGTGCCCGAAAGCGTCATTTTGGACGCCATCGAAGCGGCCCACGTCCACATCAAGGAGCTTTGCCGCTGGCAGGTGGAGATCGCGGCCGCCATCGGGCAGGAAAAGATGGAGATCACCCGCTTCATCGTGCCCGACGAGATCAAGGAGGCCGTGGAGCAGGCCGCCCGGGACGAAATGCTGGCCGCCATGCGCCAGGCAGACAAGACCGCCCGGGAAGAAGCCATAAGCCAGGTGAAGGAAAAGTTCCAGGAAGAACTGCTGGAGCAGTTCCCTGAAGAGGAGAAGGCCATCAAGGCCGCCCTCAACGAACTGGAGCGCACCCTGCTGCGGGATTCCATCGTCCGGGAGGGCATCCGTCCCGACGGGCGCGGCCCCAGGGACATCCGCCCCATCTGGTGCCAGGTGGGCATGCTTCCCCGGGTCCACGGGGCCGGCCTGTTCACCCGGGGCCAGACCCAGGTGCTGACGGTGGCTTCCCTGGGCGCCGTGGGAGACCGGCAGATGCTGGACAGCCTGGGCCACATCGAGGAGTTCAAACGCTACATGCACCACTACAACTTCCCGCCCTACAGCGTCGGTGAGGTCCGGCCCATCTTCGGCCCCGGCCGGCGGGAAGTGGGGCACGGCGCCCTGGCGGAGCGGGCCCTGCTGCCCGTGCTGCCCGACGAGGAGACCTTCCCCTACACCATCCGCCTGGTGTCGGAGGTGCTGGAATCCAACGGCTCCAGCTCCATGGCCAGCGTCTGCGGCAGCACCTTGGCCCTGATGGACGCCGGCGTGCCCCTGGCGGCTCCCGTGGCGGGCATCGCCATGGGCCTCATCAAGGAAGGCGACCAGGTGGTGGTCCTCACCGACATCCTCGGCGTGGAAGACTTCCTGGGCGACATGGACTTCAAGGTGGCGGGCACCAGCCAAGGCATCACCGCCATCCAGATGGACACCAAGGTGGCCGGCCTCAGCCGGGCCATCATGGAGGAGGCCCTGGCCCAGGCCCGGGAAGGGCGCCTGTTCATCCTGGAGAAGATGGCCGAGGTCATCGCCGAGCCGCGGCCGGAACTGAGCCCCTACGCGCCCCGCATCATCGTCATGCAGATCGATCCCGACCGCATCCGGGACGTCATCGGCCCCGGCGGCAAGATGATCAACAAGATCATCAAGGAGTGCAAGGTGGAGATCGACATCGAGGACGACGGGCGGGTGTTCATCGCCTCCTACGATGCCGAGGGCGGCGCCCGGGCCAAGCAGTGGATCGAGCAGTTGACCCGGGAGGTGGAAGTGGGCGAGATCTTCCTGGGCCAGGTGACCCGCATGCTCAACTTCGGCGCCTTCGTGGAATTGTTCCCCGGCAAGGAAGGCCTGGTCCACATCTCCCAGTTGGCCAACGAGCGGGTGCCCCGGGTGGAGGACTTCGTCCAGGTGGGCGACACCATCGCCGTCAAGGTGGTGGAAATCGACGACATGGGCCGGGTGAACCTCTCCCGGCGGGATGTGGTGAACGCCGACCCGGGCATCCGGGAGCAGGAAAACATCACGGGCCCCATGGCCGCCCTGCTGGATGTGGAGCCCGGAGCCGTGCGTTCCCGGGCACCGGCCGACAACGGCCGCGGCGATGGACGGGGTCCCGGGCGCGGGCGCGGCCCCGGTGGACGCGGCCCCGGCGGGCGCGGTCCCGGCGGCAGGGGCGGGCGCCCCGGCGGTCCTCCCCGGAACCGGTGA